The proteins below are encoded in one region of Helianthus annuus cultivar XRQ/B chromosome 2, HanXRQr2.0-SUNRISE, whole genome shotgun sequence:
- the LOC110916547 gene encoding TOM1-like protein 4, with the protein MSNNAAAAAAAERATSDMLIGPDWAINIELCDLINMDPGQAKDALKILKKRVGNKNPKIQLLALFVLETLSKNCGENVFQQIVERDILHDMVKIVKKKPDLNVREKILILIDTWQEALGGRGGRYPQYYEAYNELKSAGVDFPPREENSVPLFTPPQTHPVTSQYEEAAIQASLQTEASPGLSLSEIVNAQGIADVLMDMLNALDPKNREGVKEELIVDLVDQCRSYQERVMTLVNTTSDEKLLGKGLTLNDTLMRVLRLHDDIAKGVSPTQPVLTESSVAPLVNVTHEDDDSDDEFGHLAHRGQNRNQNATRTAPILPPPPSSKRPISYDSGMTVDYLSGDTYSSKSSTPPKPASPPPPSDDYINPTASLFAAERAYPKPLYPESSYPEPTYPEPTYPQPTYAEPTYVIPPPPAKHSHRQNFFDQNQTSHSSSGSYDSLTGQTRNLSLDSKTPPKKEKPEDALFKDLVDFAKAKSSTSSSSYPNRSF; encoded by the exons ATGTCGAATAatgcagcagcagcagcagcagcagaaaGGGCAACAAGTGATATGCTGATCGGTCCAGATTGGGCTATTAATATTGAGCTGTGTGATCTTATTAATATGGATCCCGG GCAAGCAAAAGATGCTCTGAAGATACTGAAGAAACGGGTCGggaacaaaaatccaaaaattcaGCTTCTGGCTCTTTTT GTTTTGGAAACTCTGAGTAAAAACTGTGGAGAGAACGTGTTTCAGCAGATTGTTGAGCGCGACATTTTGCATGACATGGTTAAAATCGTAAAGAAAAAG CCAGATTTAAATGTCCGGGAAAAGATTCTTATCCTGATTGATACTTGGCAAGAAGCTTTAGGTGGGCGTGGGGGAAGGTATCCCCAATACTATGAAGCCTACAATGAACTCAAG TCTGCGGGAGTGGATTTTCCGCCAAGAGAAGAGAACAGTGTACCACTGTTTACACCACCGCAAACTCACCCTGTTACTTCACAGTATGAAGAAGCAGCTATTCAGGCATCCCTTCAGACTGAGGCTTCTCCTGGACtcag CTTGTCAGAAATTGTAAATGCACAAGGAATAGCTGATGTCTTAATGGACATGCTTAATGCCTTGGATCCCAAGAACCGTGAG GGGGTAAAAGAAGAATTGATTGTTGACCTTGTTGATCAGTGCCGTTCTTACCAAGAACGTGTCATGACCCTCGTAAACACTACATC AGACGAAAAGCTTCTAGGTAAGGGTTTGACATTAAATGATACTTTGATGCGTGTTCTTCGTCTCCATGATGATATTGCCAAGGGTGTGAGCCCTACTCAGCCTGTTTTGACCGAAAGTTCAGTTGCACCTCTTGTAAATGTTACTCACGAGGATGATGACTCAGATGATGAATTTGGTCATCTGGCACATCG GGGACAGAACCGGAACCAAAATGCTACAAGAACCGCCCCAATTCTACCACCTCCACCCTCGTCAAAGAGGCCTATTAGTTATGATTCTGGCATGACGGTTGACTATCTTAGCGGCGATACATACAGCTCTAAATCATCAACACCACCGAAACCGGCCTCTCCTCCCCCTCCTTCAGATGATTATATTAACCCAACTGCTTCACTTTTCGCTGCTGAACGCGCATATCCTAAACCCTTATATCCTGAATCCTCATATCCCGAACCCACATATCCTGAACCGACATATCCTCAACCCACATATGCTGAACCCACTTATGTCATCCCACCACCGCCAGCAAAACATAGCCATAGACAGAATTTCTTTGACCAGAATCAGACTTCACATTCTAGCAGCGGTTCTTATGACAGCTTGACTGGCCAGACCCGAAATCTTTCCCTTGATTCCAAAACGCCACCCAAAAAGGAAAAACCTGAAGATGCATTGTTTAAAGATCTCGTGGATTTTGCAAAAGCCAAATCGTCAACATCTTCATCTTCATACCCGAATAGATCATTTTGA